In Aequorivita sp. H23M31, a single window of DNA contains:
- a CDS encoding L-histidine N(alpha)-methyltransferase, with the protein MKINPQTVRNSAFKRDILGGLTAFPKHLPSKYIYDKKGDKLFQEIMAMPEYYLTGCEFSIISNNTETIGELFRDRENGLDLIELGAGDGKKTKLLLKYMADNKFNFVYKPIDISENAIEMLTENLAAEMPTLSVDAEVGEYFEVLERLKSFDKRKKVIMVLGSNIGNIRHPNAIDFLSKLKDALRPEDLLFMGFDQKKDPQIVLDAYNDKTGITAAFNKNILKRINRELDANFDIDKFKHWESYNPETGTAKSFLVAIEAMEVLISGLDLKIHFDQWETIHVEISQKYDDKTVAWLAQESGLEIITSLFDDKEYYKNYIFKKA; encoded by the coding sequence ATGAAAATAAACCCACAGACAGTACGTAACTCTGCATTTAAAAGAGATATTTTGGGAGGACTAACGGCATTCCCAAAGCATCTTCCCTCAAAATATATTTACGATAAGAAGGGCGATAAGCTCTTTCAGGAAATAATGGCGATGCCCGAATATTATCTTACTGGATGCGAATTTTCCATTATTTCGAATAATACAGAAACCATTGGGGAATTATTTCGCGACAGAGAAAATGGCCTAGACCTAATAGAACTAGGAGCGGGGGATGGAAAAAAGACCAAACTTCTTCTCAAGTATATGGCAGATAACAAATTCAACTTTGTTTATAAGCCTATAGATATAAGCGAAAATGCCATCGAAATGCTTACAGAAAACCTCGCCGCGGAAATGCCAACTCTGAGCGTGGACGCTGAGGTAGGGGAATATTTTGAGGTTTTGGAAAGGTTGAAGAGTTTTGACAAACGGAAAAAGGTAATAATGGTCTTGGGCAGTAACATCGGAAATATCCGCCATCCAAATGCTATCGATTTTCTGTCCAAACTCAAAGATGCCCTACGCCCAGAAGATTTGCTGTTTATGGGATTTGATCAGAAAAAAGATCCACAAATTGTGCTGGATGCTTACAATGATAAAACGGGAATCACGGCAGCATTTAATAAAAATATTCTGAAAAGGATTAACCGCGAACTCGATGCGAATTTTGATATTGATAAATTTAAACATTGGGAAAGCTATAATCCTGAAACAGGAACTGCTAAGAGCTTCTTGGTTGCCATTGAAGCAATGGAGGTATTGATTAGTGGATTGGATCTAAAAATACATTTCGATCAATGGGAGACTATCCATGTAGAAATTTCACAAAAATATGATGACAAAACCGTAGCGTGGTTAGCTCAGGAATCTGGTTTGGAAATCATTACCTCACTTTTTGACGACAAGGAATATTATAAGAACTATATTTTTAAAAAAGCGTAA
- the egtB gene encoding ergothioneine biosynthesis protein EgtB, with protein MIATDTLKHLFLETRQHTENLCKPLEIEDYVVQPIVDVSPPKWHLGHTSWFFEEFLLKPYKPNYKIFHEDFAFVFNSYYENVGKRVLRTDRGNLSRPTVPQIYEYRHYITNEMKGFLSNGISKEIEGILLIGIHHEKQHQELLVTDIKYILGNNPLFPKYTDSFLENPVQDFPQEWIEMEEGIYEIGHENNGEFCYDNELNRHKVYLQNYMISDKLVTNSEYLEFINDGGYKNFNLWHAEAWDWINTNNISQPMYWHKIDGEWYHYTLQGLKKLNHDAPLSHISFYEAFAYAQWKGCRLPTEFEWEAAQDKFDWGSRWEWTESAYLPYPGYIKAPGAIGEYNGKFMVNQKVLRGGSVATPANHTRPTYRNFFQTNLRWQFTGLRLAR; from the coding sequence ATGATTGCTACCGATACTTTAAAACATCTATTTTTAGAAACCCGCCAGCATACCGAAAACCTCTGCAAGCCTCTAGAGATAGAAGATTATGTTGTACAACCCATTGTAGATGTCTCCCCACCCAAATGGCATTTGGGACATACTTCATGGTTCTTTGAGGAATTCCTTTTAAAACCGTATAAACCCAATTATAAAATTTTTCATGAAGACTTCGCATTTGTCTTTAACAGTTATTACGAAAATGTAGGTAAGCGAGTACTACGTACGGACCGAGGTAATCTCTCAAGACCCACCGTTCCGCAGATTTATGAATATCGTCATTATATTACGAATGAAATGAAGGGGTTTCTTTCCAATGGAATATCAAAAGAAATTGAGGGAATTTTATTGATAGGAATACATCACGAAAAACAGCATCAGGAATTACTTGTTACCGATATTAAATATATTCTGGGAAACAATCCCTTATTTCCAAAATACACTGATTCATTTTTAGAGAATCCCGTGCAAGATTTTCCACAGGAATGGATTGAAATGGAGGAAGGTATTTATGAAATAGGCCACGAAAATAACGGGGAATTTTGTTACGATAATGAACTGAACAGACACAAAGTATATCTTCAAAATTATATGATTTCAGATAAACTGGTAACCAATTCCGAGTATTTGGAATTTATAAATGACGGTGGGTATAAAAATTTTAATCTTTGGCACGCCGAGGCCTGGGATTGGATAAATACAAATAACATTTCGCAACCAATGTACTGGCATAAGATAGATGGGGAATGGTATCACTATACTCTACAAGGTCTTAAGAAATTGAACCATGATGCGCCCTTATCCCATATTTCCTTTTACGAAGCGTTTGCTTATGCCCAGTGGAAAGGATGCCGCTTACCCACCGAATTTGAATGGGAAGCCGCCCAGGATAAATTCGACTGGGGCAGTCGTTGGGAATGGACAGAAAGCGCCTATCTCCCCTATCCTGGCTATATAAAAGCTCCTGGAGCCATAGGAGAATATAATGGAAAATTTATGGTCAACCAAAAAGTACTTCGTGGCGGATCCGTAGCAACTCCAGCAAATCACACCCGACCAACTTATCGCAACTTTTTCCAAACAAACTTACGCTGGCAATTCACAGGCTTAAGGCTAGCAAGATAA
- a CDS encoding energy transducer TonB, with protein sequence MKYLLILSLILVSGSTVFSQEEWGNVKANKVTLNEIGPIWPGCENDDAAKRSDCFDTKLIQHITANFKYPTDAYKKNEQGRVLVDFIINEKGVVEIQKVSGGTKALQNEAKRNILSIPKMSKPGMFAGKPRAIKFTVPITFKTGK encoded by the coding sequence ATGAAATACCTCCTCATTCTCTCACTTATTTTAGTTTCCGGTTCTACCGTTTTTTCCCAAGAAGAATGGGGTAATGTTAAAGCAAACAAGGTGACTCTAAATGAAATTGGTCCTATCTGGCCAGGTTGTGAAAACGACGATGCTGCGAAACGTAGCGATTGTTTCGATACCAAGCTCATACAACATATAACTGCCAATTTTAAATACCCCACTGACGCTTATAAAAAGAATGAACAAGGAAGGGTATTGGTAGATTTCATTATAAATGAGAAAGGAGTAGTTGAAATCCAAAAAGTATCTGGTGGCACAAAGGCCCTTCAAAATGAGGCCAAAAGGAATATCCTATCCATTCCAAAAATGTCGAAACCAGGAATGTTTGCAGGAAAACCTCGTGCTATCAAATTCACCGTCCCCATAACTTTTAAAACTGGAAAATAG
- a CDS encoding thymidylate synthase, whose translation MKQYHDLLKHVLENGSDKQDRTGTGTKSVFGYQMRFDLSQGFPMVTTKKLHLKSIVYELLWFLNGDTNINYLQENGVRIWNEWADENGDLGPVYGHQWRNWNNEEIDQIAEIVQTLKTNPDSRRMLVSAWNPSVLPDTSKSFSENVANGKAALPPCHAFFQFYVANGKLSCQLYQRSADTFLGVPFNIASYALLTMMMAQVCGYEAGDFVHTFGDAHIYSNHYEQVQLQLSREPRPLPKMILNPKVKDIFGFTFDDFTLVDYNPHPHIKASVAI comes from the coding sequence ATGAAGCAATATCACGACCTCCTAAAACACGTTCTGGAGAACGGTTCGGACAAACAAGATAGGACGGGAACCGGTACAAAAAGTGTCTTTGGCTACCAAATGCGGTTCGACCTCAGCCAAGGATTTCCAATGGTAACCACCAAAAAACTACATTTAAAATCCATAGTTTACGAACTGTTATGGTTTTTGAATGGGGATACCAATATCAATTACCTTCAAGAAAATGGAGTACGGATATGGAACGAATGGGCAGACGAAAATGGCGACCTTGGACCCGTATATGGCCATCAATGGCGAAATTGGAACAACGAGGAGATAGACCAGATTGCTGAAATAGTCCAAACCCTTAAAACAAATCCTGATAGTCGACGTATGCTAGTGAGCGCCTGGAACCCGAGCGTTCTGCCGGATACTTCCAAATCTTTTTCGGAAAACGTCGCCAACGGAAAGGCTGCTCTTCCCCCGTGCCATGCCTTCTTTCAGTTTTATGTAGCCAATGGGAAACTATCCTGCCAATTATACCAGCGCAGCGCAGATACGTTTTTGGGAGTTCCTTTTAATATAGCTTCCTATGCCCTATTAACAATGATGATGGCACAAGTATGTGGCTACGAAGCAGGGGATTTTGTTCACACTTTTGGAGATGCTCATATTTACAGCAACCACTATGAGCAAGTGCAACTTCAATTATCGCGAGAACCCCGACCATTACCTAAAATGATCCTCAATCCTAAGGTAAAAGATATCTTTGGCTTCACTTTTGATGACTTTACACTAGTGGATTACAACCCACATCCACATATAAAAGCATCTGTAGCCATATAA
- a CDS encoding NupC/NupG family nucleoside CNT transporter, whose protein sequence is MHRILLLAFTLFIFGNMSAQSIEKSWIISEASDSIKLSSSHLDPKENFLKLGNGTFEIKSSAIDSLQSKGDYIFQNNLLVLFLDNPEGFIKRYRVSNITDSTMTLSEGKIHYSLKTPDTNIQNAPLAVTESPQITESRGFSINSLWRGILGMVSLIFIAFLFSSNRKAIAWKTVGIGLLFQLLIAIGVLQVEFIKDGFETVGQLFVNVLEYTRAGSEFLFGGMLDVNSFGFIFAFQVLPTIIFFSALTSVLFYFGIIQIVVRGMGWLLTKLLNISGAESLSVAGNIFLGQTEAPLLIKAYLEKMNKSEILLVMIGGMATVAGAVLAAYIGFLGGDDPVLRLTFAKHLLAASVMAAPGAIVISKILYPQTEPINTDVKVSADKIGSNFLDAIANGTTEGLRLAVNVGAMLLVFVAFIAMINGILGWFGGITSLNSWVASNSAYDSLSLEAILGTIFAPLMWLIGVAKEDMMMMGQLLGIKLVASEFVGYIQLAELKDVSSGLHLHYEKSIIMATYMLCGFANFASIGIQIGGIGSLAPGQRKTLSRFGMKALIGGSIASLISATIAGMIIG, encoded by the coding sequence ATGCACAGAATTTTACTTTTAGCCTTTACTCTTTTCATCTTTGGAAATATGTCCGCGCAAAGCATCGAAAAGAGTTGGATAATCTCGGAAGCATCAGATTCCATTAAATTATCTTCCAGTCATTTAGATCCAAAAGAAAATTTTCTAAAGCTCGGAAACGGCACATTTGAGATCAAATCGAGTGCAATAGACAGCCTTCAATCTAAAGGTGATTATATCTTTCAAAATAATCTCCTTGTATTATTTCTCGACAATCCTGAGGGTTTCATAAAACGCTATCGTGTTTCTAATATAACTGATAGCACAATGACTCTATCCGAAGGAAAAATCCATTACAGCCTAAAAACTCCTGACACTAACATACAAAACGCTCCTCTAGCGGTTACAGAATCTCCTCAAATAACAGAGAGTCGAGGTTTTTCTATCAACAGTCTATGGCGGGGGATTCTTGGAATGGTCTCTTTAATCTTTATCGCCTTTCTTTTTAGTTCAAACCGAAAAGCAATAGCATGGAAAACGGTGGGAATTGGTTTACTTTTCCAATTATTAATCGCAATTGGCGTACTTCAGGTCGAATTTATAAAGGATGGTTTTGAAACCGTAGGACAACTTTTCGTCAACGTTCTCGAATATACCCGTGCGGGAAGTGAATTCCTATTCGGAGGTATGTTGGACGTCAATTCATTTGGATTTATTTTCGCCTTTCAGGTATTGCCTACGATAATCTTTTTCTCGGCACTGACCTCAGTCCTTTTTTACTTTGGAATCATACAGATAGTAGTTCGCGGAATGGGTTGGCTACTCACAAAACTCTTGAATATCTCCGGAGCTGAAAGTTTGAGCGTCGCAGGAAATATTTTTCTTGGACAAACGGAAGCTCCACTCCTTATCAAAGCCTATTTGGAAAAGATGAACAAAAGCGAAATCCTTCTGGTTATGATTGGCGGTATGGCTACGGTGGCAGGTGCTGTTCTGGCCGCCTATATCGGATTCTTGGGGGGTGATGATCCCGTTCTTCGTCTAACTTTTGCCAAACATCTTCTAGCTGCTTCTGTAATGGCAGCACCCGGCGCAATCGTAATTTCGAAAATACTTTATCCACAAACGGAACCCATTAATACCGATGTGAAAGTTTCCGCAGACAAAATAGGCTCCAACTTTCTTGATGCCATTGCAAATGGAACCACTGAAGGTTTAAGACTAGCAGTAAATGTGGGCGCAATGCTTCTAGTTTTTGTGGCATTTATTGCCATGATCAATGGAATATTGGGCTGGTTTGGTGGCATTACCTCTCTCAATAGCTGGGTAGCCTCAAATTCCGCTTATGATAGTCTCTCGCTGGAAGCCATTCTCGGAACTATTTTCGCACCGCTTATGTGGTTGATAGGGGTAGCAAAGGAAGATATGATGATGATGGGGCAGCTTTTGGGAATAAAACTTGTGGCCAGTGAATTCGTAGGCTATATCCAATTGGCGGAATTAAAAGATGTTTCCAGCGGTCTGCATCTACACTATGAAAAAAGCATTATAATGGCTACTTATATGCTTTGCGGGTTTGCCAATTTTGCCTCCATCGGCATTCAGATCGGGGGAATTGGTTCTCTTGCTCCCGGCCAACGAAAAACACTTTCACGATTTGGGATGAAAGCGTTAATTGGAGGATCCATAGCTTCTCTCATCTCAGCTACAATTGCCGGTATGATAATCGGCTAA
- a CDS encoding bifunctional nuclease family protein — translation MSLVKLTIKGISYSQTQNGAYALILNEVDGERKLPIVIGAFEAQSIAIALEKDITPPRPLTHDLFKNFAERFGIVVKQVIIHKLVDGVFYSSIICERDKIEEIIDARTSDAIALALRFKAPIFTYKNILDKAGIYLKTAPSQKDLTKEDESVLEDLIMGESVVSSKDDYSRLSVKELNTMLDEAVKNENYELAARVRDEISKRQ, via the coding sequence ATGAGTTTAGTTAAGCTTACCATAAAAGGAATATCATATAGCCAAACACAGAATGGTGCTTATGCACTAATTCTAAATGAAGTGGACGGTGAAAGAAAATTACCCATAGTCATTGGAGCCTTTGAAGCTCAATCTATTGCTATTGCGCTTGAGAAAGATATTACTCCTCCCCGTCCCCTAACCCACGATCTATTTAAAAACTTCGCGGAACGTTTTGGCATCGTGGTAAAGCAAGTTATTATCCACAAACTCGTTGATGGAGTTTTCTATTCCAGCATTATTTGCGAGAGAGATAAAATTGAGGAAATTATTGATGCTAGAACAAGTGATGCGATCGCATTGGCGCTTCGATTCAAAGCACCTATTTTCACTTATAAAAATATATTGGACAAGGCAGGAATCTATCTAAAAACGGCTCCTTCACAAAAAGACTTAACCAAGGAGGATGAATCCGTTTTAGAGGATTTGATAATGGGGGAGTCCGTGGTCTCTTCCAAAGATGACTACAGTCGATTAAGTGTAAAGGAACTGAACACCATGCTAGATGAGGCTGTTAAAAATGAAAATTACGAGTTGGCAGCTCGGGTACGGGATGAAATTTCCAAGAGACAATAA
- a CDS encoding electron transfer flavoprotein subunit alpha/FixB family protein has protein sequence MSVLVYTESEERKIKKIALEAVSYAKAIADQMGTTVTAVCINADNTSELGKYGASKVLEVSNDKLAKFNGEAYADLIAQAAKKEGAKIVVMTSSANSKFLAPTLAVDLNAGFVPNVVGLPESTSPLKVKHSVFTNKAFAYTEFKTDISIIGLGKNSFGVKENETSITSEAFSPNLDSHDFDMEIVSVDKATDQVTIADAEIVVSGGRGLKGPENWGIIEDLAKTLGAATACSKPVSDMGWRPHSEHVGQTGKPVAANLYIAIGISGAIQHLAGINASKVKVVINNDPEAPFFKAADYGMVGDAFEIVPKLTEKLKEFKAQNN, from the coding sequence ATGTCAGTTTTAGTATATACCGAATCAGAAGAAAGAAAAATAAAAAAGATTGCTCTAGAAGCAGTTTCATACGCAAAAGCTATTGCCGACCAAATGGGAACTACCGTTACAGCAGTATGCATCAATGCCGATAACACTTCGGAACTAGGAAAATATGGTGCATCAAAAGTTTTAGAGGTTTCCAACGACAAGTTGGCAAAATTCAATGGTGAAGCTTATGCCGATTTAATTGCGCAGGCAGCCAAAAAGGAAGGTGCAAAAATAGTAGTGATGACCTCCAGTGCGAACAGCAAATTCCTCGCCCCTACCCTAGCTGTAGATTTAAATGCCGGATTTGTTCCTAATGTAGTTGGACTTCCAGAAAGCACATCGCCACTAAAAGTTAAACACAGTGTATTTACCAATAAGGCTTTTGCCTATACCGAATTCAAAACCGACATTAGTATAATTGGCTTGGGTAAAAACTCATTTGGAGTAAAGGAAAACGAAACTTCTATAACAAGTGAAGCCTTTTCACCTAATCTAGATTCGCACGATTTTGACATGGAAATTGTTTCTGTAGATAAAGCCACGGACCAGGTAACTATTGCAGATGCGGAAATTGTGGTTTCTGGCGGTCGCGGTTTAAAGGGACCCGAAAATTGGGGAATTATCGAAGATTTGGCAAAGACACTGGGCGCAGCTACAGCATGCTCTAAACCTGTGAGCGATATGGGATGGCGTCCCCATTCTGAGCACGTGGGCCAAACAGGAAAACCTGTAGCGGCAAATTTGTACATAGCTATTGGTATTTCAGGTGCCATCCAACATCTTGCAGGCATTAACGCCTCTAAGGTAAAAGTAGTTATAAATAACGACCCTGAAGCTCCATTCTTTAAGGCAGCAGATTATGGTATGGTAGGAGATGCTTTTGAAATAGTTCCAAAACTCACCGAAAAACTTAAAGAATTTAAAGCCCAAAATAATTGA
- a CDS encoding electron transfer flavoprotein subunit beta/FixA family protein — MKILVCISHVPDTTSKINFTDGDTKFDTSGVQFVINPNDEFGLTRAMWFKEKQGATVHVINVGGAETEPTLRKALAIGADEAIRINTPAVDGFSVAKQLAHVVKEGGYDLVIAGRESIDYNGGMVPGMLAKLTGNNFVNTCIGLEIDGEKATAIREIDGGKETLKTSLPLVIGGQKGIVEESDLRIPNMRGIMQARTKPLTVKEPIESNPETATVGFEKPAPKGQVKLVDSVDELINLLHNEAKVI, encoded by the coding sequence ATGAAGATATTAGTCTGTATAAGTCATGTTCCAGATACGACATCAAAAATCAATTTCACCGATGGCGATACCAAGTTTGACACAAGCGGAGTTCAGTTTGTAATCAATCCCAATGATGAATTTGGTTTAACACGCGCAATGTGGTTTAAAGAAAAACAGGGCGCGACCGTTCACGTAATAAATGTAGGAGGTGCTGAAACCGAACCTACGTTGAGAAAAGCTTTGGCCATTGGCGCAGATGAAGCTATAAGAATTAATACTCCGGCTGTCGATGGATTTTCAGTTGCAAAACAACTTGCACATGTTGTAAAGGAAGGGGGATACGATCTTGTAATCGCTGGCCGTGAATCTATTGATTACAATGGAGGAATGGTTCCTGGAATGCTAGCCAAGTTGACCGGCAATAATTTTGTCAACACCTGCATCGGTCTTGAAATCGATGGTGAAAAAGCCACGGCAATCAGAGAGATTGACGGTGGAAAAGAAACCTTGAAAACCTCCTTACCTCTGGTTATTGGAGGTCAAAAAGGAATTGTTGAGGAGAGTGATCTGCGCATACCAAATATGCGCGGAATTATGCAAGCCCGCACAAAACCTTTGACGGTAAAAGAACCGATAGAATCGAATCCTGAAACCGCAACAGTAGGATTTGAAAAACCGGCCCCAAAAGGTCAAGTAAAATTAGTGGATAGCGTAGATGAATTAATCAACCTTTTGCATAACGAAGCAAAAGTTATTTAA